A portion of the Rhodococcus pseudokoreensis genome contains these proteins:
- a CDS encoding LLM class flavin-dependent oxidoreductase → MSAEPARRQIRLGLLTNPPGNGARGQVRPGDVRHTGRVLDHYADLARTAEASKFDVLFAADGLTSDTEVGTKPEPLTLFSALAAVTERIGLVPTVSTTFTAPFNLARQLQSLDHLSGGRVGWNAVTSAAGERNFGDAPLPEHEAQHHPVLFQAGSSDDGKAFAAAFAEGVYTAQQTLRGAQSFYRDLKARTAAAGRNPANILVLPGISTTIGGTEEEAKRIDDDLFEQHYSDASRTALEGQLSGVDLSGLALDDAIPPSWLPPVVSVQGRQSRYGVFRELAVDEGWTVRQLITLQQRSAGHGRAVGSPEQVANRLERWFVDGGADGFIVMPGQGPGGVEAFTEHVVPILQKCGLFRTDYESDTLRGNLGLPAIPERALAA, encoded by the coding sequence CGCCCCGGCGATGTCCGGCACACCGGCCGCGTCCTCGACCACTACGCAGATCTCGCCCGGACCGCGGAAGCCTCGAAGTTCGACGTTCTGTTCGCCGCCGACGGACTGACCTCCGACACCGAGGTGGGTACGAAACCCGAACCACTGACACTCTTCTCGGCGCTCGCCGCCGTGACGGAGCGCATCGGGCTGGTCCCCACGGTGTCCACGACGTTCACGGCGCCGTTCAACCTTGCGCGACAATTGCAGTCGCTGGACCACCTTTCCGGTGGCCGCGTGGGGTGGAACGCGGTCACATCGGCTGCGGGGGAGCGCAACTTCGGCGACGCACCGCTGCCCGAACACGAGGCACAGCACCACCCGGTGCTGTTCCAGGCAGGCTCGTCCGACGACGGCAAGGCGTTCGCGGCAGCGTTCGCCGAGGGTGTCTATACCGCGCAGCAGACACTGCGCGGAGCCCAATCCTTCTACCGCGACCTGAAGGCCCGGACCGCCGCAGCGGGCCGCAACCCGGCGAACATCCTCGTTCTACCCGGAATCAGCACGACGATCGGCGGCACCGAGGAGGAGGCCAAGCGGATCGACGACGACCTGTTCGAACAGCACTACAGCGACGCCTCCCGCACGGCGCTCGAGGGGCAACTGTCCGGCGTCGACCTGTCGGGCCTCGCGCTCGACGACGCGATTCCGCCGTCGTGGCTGCCGCCGGTCGTGTCGGTACAGGGCAGGCAGAGCCGCTACGGTGTGTTCCGCGAACTGGCGGTGGACGAGGGCTGGACGGTCCGGCAGTTGATCACACTGCAGCAACGGTCCGCAGGTCACGGCCGCGCGGTCGGCTCACCCGAACAGGTCGCGAACCGGCTCGAACGGTGGTTCGTCGACGGCGGTGCCGACGGCTTCATCGTCATGCCCGGGCAAGGTCCGGGTGGTGTCGAGGCGTTTACCGAGCACGTCGTTCCGATCCTGCAGAAGTGCGGACTGTTCCGCACGGACTACGAATCCGACACGCTTCGAGGAAATCTCGGCCTGCCCGCGATTCCGGAGCGCGCCCTCGCCGCGTGA
- a CDS encoding cupin domain-containing protein, which translates to MTAVDGTAAPATARNPLFWMTSPGNTPKGDRRDFHTMDETEWTDWLMPGTRYKLLYCNLVSGAFTLLLQVDPGIKATSHWHVGNLQVYILEGGFYYYDGTVVVDGQTIPDIGTPHSFTVETAGTIHEPFSTETGCVMLAMFDGPIGGYTEDGQLAVMGDARLHYYMAKDNDAVHNTQLVDYSYGSTDLQ; encoded by the coding sequence ATGACCGCTGTCGACGGCACGGCCGCACCCGCCACCGCCCGGAATCCGCTGTTCTGGATGACGAGCCCGGGAAACACCCCCAAGGGGGATCGGCGGGACTTCCACACCATGGACGAGACCGAGTGGACCGACTGGCTGATGCCCGGAACGCGCTACAAGCTGCTCTACTGCAACCTCGTCTCGGGTGCCTTCACGCTCTTGTTGCAGGTGGATCCGGGCATCAAGGCCACTTCGCACTGGCATGTCGGGAACCTGCAGGTGTACATCCTCGAGGGCGGCTTCTACTACTACGACGGAACGGTCGTCGTCGACGGGCAGACGATCCCTGATATTGGAACACCCCACTCGTTCACGGTCGAAACGGCCGGCACCATTCACGAGCCCTTCTCGACCGAAACGGGCTGCGTGATGCTCGCGATGTTCGACGGGCCCATCGGCGGCTACACCGAGGACGGGCAACTCGCCGTCATGGGTGATGCGCGACTTCACTACTACATGGCCAAAGACAACGACGCGGTGCACAACACCCAGTTGGTCGACTACTCGTACGGATCGACCGATCTCCAGTAG
- a CDS encoding LysR family transcriptional regulator — MDIHPRVLRYFLVVAEELHFRRAAERLYITGPALSQQIRHLERELGFEVLRRTSRSVDLTDKGAELVPLARAVVDASDTLSAWAARADQGTTRIRIGFMATGAGELTQGILNATSANLPLLDVHLKHLEWGDQTRALLENRVDVVFTREPVRADDLRCTVVLSEHRVVVLPSSHPLANRSTVTFREIAEETFLPSETGSQEWIDYWLVNPRPDGSAARTGPSISTVEEMLEQCAAGTGIAITAESVPHFYAHPGVRFVVVEDLAPTRVLLCARSDNSDPTVRKFEQLVEDIAHR; from the coding sequence ATGGACATACACCCCCGCGTCTTACGCTACTTCCTGGTGGTAGCCGAGGAACTGCACTTCCGCCGCGCTGCCGAACGCCTCTACATCACCGGACCCGCCCTGAGCCAGCAGATTCGCCACCTCGAGCGTGAGCTCGGGTTCGAGGTCCTGAGAAGAACTTCCAGGTCGGTGGACCTCACAGACAAGGGCGCGGAACTGGTACCGCTCGCACGCGCAGTTGTCGACGCAAGCGACACGCTGTCCGCCTGGGCTGCGCGCGCAGACCAGGGAACGACGCGCATTCGGATCGGGTTCATGGCCACCGGGGCCGGTGAGCTCACCCAGGGGATCCTGAATGCCACGAGCGCGAATCTCCCGCTTCTCGATGTGCACCTGAAGCATCTCGAGTGGGGCGACCAGACCCGTGCGCTTCTCGAGAATCGGGTGGACGTGGTCTTCACACGCGAACCTGTGCGAGCTGACGATCTGCGATGCACCGTGGTCTTGAGCGAGCATCGTGTAGTGGTGCTCCCCAGCAGCCATCCTCTCGCGAATCGGTCGACCGTCACGTTCCGCGAGATCGCGGAGGAAACGTTCCTGCCCAGCGAAACAGGTTCCCAGGAATGGATCGACTACTGGCTGGTCAACCCTCGCCCCGACGGATCCGCGGCGCGAACCGGACCCTCGATTTCAACGGTCGAAGAGATGCTCGAGCAATGTGCGGCCGGCACCGGAATCGCCATCACCGCGGAGTCGGTCCCCCACTTCTACGCCCATCCCGGCGTGCGTTTCGTCGTCGTCGAGGACCTGGCACCTACACGCGTTCTCCTGTGTGCTCGTTCAGACAATAGCGATCCGACGGTGCGCAAATTCGAGCAGCTTGTCGAGGACATTGCCCACAGATGA
- a CDS encoding PLP-dependent aminotransferase family protein, producing MTSLVSPSTPSLSSLITRPLEAGGFGPPPASLPSDAIRLLGGVPADEALPVNELAAAFAVALASPPTGARALQYSVAPGIETLREWIAARESDESVADPDRVVVTNGALHGLSLVFAALLDPGDLVAVESPTFPVALRVLDHYGAQLLPVPNTGGRVDLDVFESHLQAGRIPKLFYVIPDFHNPTGTTLAAEDRLRLVALAERYGFVVVSDNPYRELRFRGTAVPDFPLDSDRVVRVNTFSKTLGPGLRLGWAVAPTWLQAGLLRLRANLDQHASLLTQSAVAHLLDRPGLFDGIVANARTLYRERADLLSDVLTAEAGDLMSIPQAEGGIFAWVTVTDPDIDLAEVRAAANALGADFSSGRYFDPAASGLYARSLRLGFTNQSEGNLRLGAQRIARAVREVHSASRR from the coding sequence ATGACGAGCCTCGTTTCCCCTTCTACGCCATCGTTGTCCAGCTTGATCACCCGCCCGCTCGAGGCGGGCGGGTTCGGACCCCCGCCGGCCTCCCTGCCGTCGGACGCGATCCGCCTGCTGGGCGGGGTCCCCGCCGACGAGGCGCTGCCGGTGAACGAACTGGCGGCCGCGTTCGCGGTCGCCCTCGCGTCACCCCCGACAGGTGCACGGGCGCTGCAGTACTCGGTGGCCCCGGGCATCGAGACGCTCCGCGAATGGATCGCGGCGCGTGAGAGCGACGAATCCGTTGCCGATCCGGACCGGGTCGTCGTCACCAACGGCGCCCTGCACGGACTGAGCCTGGTATTCGCGGCCCTCCTCGACCCCGGCGACCTGGTGGCCGTCGAGAGCCCGACCTTTCCCGTGGCGCTGCGAGTACTCGACCATTACGGCGCCCAACTCCTGCCGGTGCCGAACACCGGGGGACGTGTCGACCTCGATGTCTTCGAGAGCCACTTGCAGGCGGGTCGGATCCCGAAGCTGTTCTACGTGATCCCCGACTTCCACAATCCGACCGGCACGACCCTCGCGGCCGAGGACCGGTTGCGCCTCGTCGCTCTCGCCGAGCGCTACGGATTCGTCGTCGTCTCCGACAACCCGTACCGCGAGCTCCGGTTCCGGGGCACGGCCGTTCCGGACTTCCCGCTCGACAGCGATCGGGTGGTGCGGGTCAACACGTTCTCCAAGACCCTCGGACCCGGGCTCCGGCTGGGATGGGCGGTCGCCCCGACCTGGCTCCAGGCCGGACTGTTGCGGTTGCGCGCGAACCTCGATCAGCACGCGTCGCTACTGACCCAGTCCGCCGTGGCGCATCTGCTCGACCGGCCGGGACTGTTCGACGGCATCGTCGCGAACGCCCGCACCCTCTACCGGGAGCGAGCGGATCTGCTGTCCGACGTTCTCACCGCGGAGGCAGGTGATTTGATGTCGATTCCGCAGGCCGAAGGCGGAATCTTCGCCTGGGTCACGGTGACCGACCCCGATATCGACCTCGCGGAGGTGCGCGCCGCCGCGAACGCGCTCGGCGCGGACTTCTCGTCGGGCCGCTACTTCGACCCCGCAGCGAGCGGACTGTACGCCCGCAGCCTGCGTCTGGGCTTCACGAACCAGAGCGAAGGGAACCTCCGTCTCGGGGCGCAGCGCATCGCCCGGGCTGTCCGTGAGGTGCACTCCGCGTCGCGCCGCTGA
- a CDS encoding SDR family NAD(P)-dependent oxidoreductase: MIDDHQGAGRVAIVTGAGGGIGAATVRRLVADGIRVAAVDLDEHAVKELETELGEYCLAVGADVSTHDGTRAYVEAARAHFGRIDYLHNNAGIEGLATALDESDPDQFGKVLAVNAGSVYFGMREVLPHLYAQGRGAIVNTASQAGIRGVPRLSAYAASKHAVVGLTRSAALEAGGRGVRVNAVAPGQIATRMIDSLAEQWAPGNASTVHDQLISQIPLGRYGTAEEIARLVAWLLSDDASFVNGAVYSADGGTTA; encoded by the coding sequence ATGATTGACGATCACCAAGGTGCCGGCCGCGTAGCAATCGTTACCGGGGCCGGCGGCGGGATCGGCGCCGCGACGGTGCGCCGATTGGTCGCGGACGGGATCCGCGTCGCCGCCGTCGACCTCGACGAGCACGCTGTGAAGGAGTTGGAGACCGAACTCGGAGAGTACTGTCTGGCGGTCGGTGCCGACGTCTCCACTCACGACGGAACACGAGCGTATGTCGAGGCGGCGCGCGCGCATTTCGGGCGCATCGACTACCTGCACAACAATGCCGGAATCGAAGGGTTGGCGACCGCTCTCGACGAGAGCGACCCGGACCAGTTCGGGAAGGTACTCGCGGTCAATGCGGGAAGCGTGTACTTCGGAATGCGGGAAGTGCTTCCGCACCTGTACGCGCAGGGGCGAGGCGCCATCGTCAACACCGCAAGCCAGGCCGGTATCCGAGGTGTTCCCCGGCTCTCCGCGTATGCCGCCAGCAAGCACGCGGTCGTCGGCCTGACCCGCAGCGCCGCTTTGGAGGCAGGAGGACGCGGCGTCCGGGTCAATGCCGTCGCGCCCGGTCAGATCGCGACCCGCATGATCGACAGCCTCGCGGAGCAGTGGGCGCCCGGCAACGCGTCGACCGTCCACGACCAGCTCATCTCGCAGATCCCACTCGGTCGATACGGCACAGCCGAGGAGATCGCGCGGCTGGTCGCCTGGCTGTTGTCGGATGATGCGTCGTTCGTGAACGGTGCCGTCTACAGCGCCGACGGCGGAACCACCGCGTAA
- a CDS encoding NtaA/DmoA family FMN-dependent monooxygenase (This protein belongs to a clade of FMN-dependent monooxygenases, within a broader family of flavin-dependent oxidoreductases, the luciferase-like monooxygenase (LMM) family, some of whose members use coenzyme F420 rather than FMN.), with protein MNTLKKQVILGAYLGGVNHHTAWWDPRAGSQIEFDSFEHTARTAERGKFDFFFLAEGLALRERAGQIFDQDIIGRPDTFTVLASLAAVTDHLGLAGTINATFNEPYELARQFASLDQLSGGRAAWNVVTSFDAFTGQNFRRGGFLDHSQRYERAEETLEVVRQLWDSWRGDDIVADKENGHFLRRPDAGTFDFHGGQFDIRGRFTVPRSPQGRPVLLQAGVSPQGRDFAAGNADAIFSPYGKLPEAAEFYRDIKARAVSFGRSADDIKILPSASFVLGDTEAEAWEKYHEVRNQQVTGQTALILLEQIWNRDLSTFDPDGPVPDIEPDPDAPPIIQGRAFTYQDRFETVATLRAVSEAKKLTLRETVIDQFERGPIVGTAAQVAEKVDAFVQNDGSDGFIIGSHLVPSGLDEFVDHVVPLLQDRGVLRTEYTGTTLRDNLGLPVPHDRIPYPDPV; from the coding sequence ATGAACACACTCAAGAAGCAGGTCATCCTCGGCGCCTACCTCGGAGGCGTCAACCACCACACCGCATGGTGGGATCCCCGGGCGGGCAGCCAGATCGAGTTCGATTCGTTCGAACACACCGCACGGACCGCCGAGCGCGGCAAGTTCGACTTCTTCTTCCTCGCCGAGGGTCTGGCGCTGCGCGAGCGCGCCGGGCAGATCTTCGACCAGGACATCATCGGCCGCCCCGACACCTTCACGGTGCTCGCGTCCCTCGCCGCCGTCACCGATCACCTCGGACTGGCCGGAACCATCAACGCCACGTTCAACGAGCCGTACGAACTCGCCCGGCAGTTCGCGTCGCTCGACCAGCTGTCGGGTGGTCGGGCGGCCTGGAACGTTGTGACTTCGTTCGACGCGTTCACCGGGCAGAACTTCCGTCGCGGTGGATTCCTGGACCATTCGCAGCGCTACGAGCGCGCCGAGGAGACCCTCGAAGTGGTGCGGCAGCTGTGGGATTCGTGGCGCGGTGACGACATCGTGGCGGACAAGGAAAACGGCCACTTCCTGCGCCGCCCGGACGCCGGAACCTTCGACTTTCACGGCGGCCAGTTCGACATCCGCGGCCGGTTCACGGTGCCGCGCAGCCCCCAGGGCCGCCCGGTCCTCCTGCAGGCCGGCGTGTCACCGCAGGGGCGCGATTTTGCGGCAGGCAACGCCGACGCGATCTTCTCGCCCTACGGGAAGCTGCCCGAGGCCGCCGAGTTCTACCGCGACATCAAGGCCCGCGCGGTCTCGTTCGGGCGCAGCGCCGACGACATCAAGATCCTCCCCTCGGCCAGCTTCGTCCTCGGCGACACCGAGGCCGAGGCGTGGGAGAAGTACCACGAGGTCCGCAACCAGCAGGTCACCGGCCAGACCGCGCTGATCCTGCTCGAGCAGATCTGGAACCGCGACCTCTCCACGTTCGACCCCGACGGACCTGTCCCGGACATCGAACCGGATCCCGACGCGCCGCCGATCATCCAGGGCCGCGCCTTCACGTACCAGGACCGGTTCGAGACGGTCGCCACCTTGCGGGCCGTGTCGGAGGCGAAGAAACTCACCCTGCGGGAGACCGTCATCGACCAGTTCGAACGTGGCCCGATCGTCGGCACCGCCGCCCAGGTCGCCGAGAAGGTCGATGCGTTCGTGCAGAACGACGGCTCCGACGGATTCATCATCGGCTCCCACCTCGTGCCGTCCGGTCTCGACGAGTTCGTCGATCACGTGGTGCCGTTGCTGCAGGACCGGGGCGTGCTGCGCACCGAGTACACGGGAACCACGTTGCGCGACAACCTCGGCCTGCCGGTGCCTCACGATCGAATCCCCTATCCCGACCCGGTGTAG
- a CDS encoding LLM class flavin-dependent oxidoreductase, protein MTSNTPLHLAAALDGAGWHPAAWREPNSRPDELFTGAYWTDLAAVAQRGLLDFVTIEDSLAAPVNRYAPDAADSVDRVRARIDAHLVAARIAPLTRHLGLIPTITTTHTEPFHVSKGIATLDYTSRGRAGWQVKVSGHADEAAHFGRRTVPELTAQDWTAIAEGTLPQVLVDLFDEAGDFVEVVRRLWDSWEDGAEIRDVETRRFIDRDKLHYIDFEGRYFSVRGPSVTPRPPQGQPVVTALAHQALPYELAARGADLVFVTPADDVHAQSVLADVAAASERVGRTGEPLRVYADLVAFLDNDHESGAARLRRLDGLAGIEFASDATVFTGSAGDLADHLAAWQQLGFDGFRLRPGVAVDDLEAVSSTLVPILQRRGLLRTEYPDTSLRGVLGLPTDVPNRYVTGTPAA, encoded by the coding sequence ATGACCTCGAACACCCCCTTGCATCTCGCCGCCGCTCTCGACGGCGCGGGCTGGCATCCCGCCGCGTGGCGCGAGCCGAACTCGCGCCCGGACGAGTTGTTCACCGGCGCCTACTGGACCGATCTCGCTGCCGTCGCGCAGCGCGGCCTGCTGGACTTCGTCACCATCGAGGACAGCCTGGCGGCACCGGTGAATCGCTACGCACCCGACGCGGCCGACTCCGTGGACCGGGTCCGCGCGCGCATCGACGCGCACCTCGTGGCGGCGAGAATCGCCCCGCTCACGCGGCACCTCGGCCTGATCCCGACGATCACCACGACGCACACCGAGCCGTTCCACGTGTCGAAGGGCATCGCGACCCTGGACTACACCTCCCGCGGTCGCGCGGGGTGGCAGGTCAAGGTGTCCGGGCATGCCGACGAGGCCGCACACTTCGGCCGTCGCACCGTCCCGGAACTCACCGCGCAGGACTGGACGGCGATCGCGGAGGGCACGTTGCCGCAGGTGTTGGTCGACCTGTTCGACGAGGCCGGCGACTTCGTCGAGGTCGTCCGCCGGCTGTGGGACAGCTGGGAGGACGGCGCGGAGATCCGCGACGTCGAGACCCGCCGGTTCATCGACCGCGACAAGCTGCACTACATCGACTTCGAGGGTCGCTACTTCAGCGTCCGCGGCCCCTCCGTCACACCGCGACCGCCGCAGGGCCAACCGGTGGTCACCGCACTCGCCCATCAGGCGCTGCCGTACGAACTGGCGGCCCGCGGCGCCGACCTCGTGTTCGTCACCCCGGCCGACGACGTCCACGCGCAGTCCGTTCTCGCCGACGTGGCCGCGGCATCCGAACGCGTCGGGCGCACCGGTGAGCCGCTCCGGGTCTACGCCGACCTGGTGGCCTTCCTCGACAACGACCACGAATCCGGGGCAGCCCGGCTGCGTCGCCTGGACGGTCTCGCCGGCATCGAGTTCGCCTCGGACGCCACCGTGTTCACGGGTTCTGCCGGCGACCTCGCAGACCATCTCGCGGCATGGCAGCAGTTAGGATTCGACGGTTTCCGGCTGCGACCGGGAGTCGCCGTCGACGATCTGGAGGCGGTGTCGTCCACGCTCGTGCCGATCCTGCAACGGCGCGGTCTGCTGCGCACCGAGTACCCCGACACGTCCCTGCGCGGTGTGCTCGGCCTGCCCACCGACGTCCCCAACCGGTACGTCACGGGAACCCCGGCCGCCTGA
- a CDS encoding VOC family protein yields the protein MTSSLSSTPAFNHVGITVPDLDEAVEWYRQVLRFTVLGGPMQIGKEDEPFGEVLSDIFGVEWGSLRVAFLATGDSTGVELFQFLSPATTQPDQVEYWRTGPFHVCLTWPNVAELAGHIERHGGKQRSKVWTLFPGRDVVYCEDPFGNILEISSGTFDQTWANRTSAHE from the coding sequence ATGACCTCATCTCTATCGTCGACGCCGGCCTTCAACCATGTCGGGATCACCGTCCCCGACCTCGACGAGGCTGTCGAGTGGTATCGACAGGTACTGCGCTTCACCGTCCTCGGCGGACCGATGCAGATCGGCAAAGAGGACGAACCGTTCGGCGAAGTCCTCAGCGATATCTTCGGGGTTGAGTGGGGGAGCCTGCGCGTCGCCTTTCTCGCCACCGGGGACAGCACCGGAGTCGAGCTGTTCCAGTTCCTCTCGCCCGCCACCACGCAGCCGGACCAGGTGGAGTACTGGCGCACCGGGCCGTTCCATGTGTGCCTGACGTGGCCGAATGTCGCGGAGTTGGCCGGACATATCGAGCGGCACGGCGGCAAGCAGCGCAGCAAGGTGTGGACGCTGTTTCCCGGTCGCGACGTCGTCTACTGCGAGGACCCGTTCGGCAACATCCTCGAAATCAGCTCGGGCACTTTCGATCAGACCTGGGCTAACCGCACCTCCGCACACGAGTGA
- a CDS encoding acyl-CoA dehydrogenase family protein, giving the protein MTAANTAVSAAESVTAADRHPFVARVREYADRVLRPEALSTDRDGVAAGRIGELAALGLLNHQAPREYGGLAIDRDTDRRLHEIIAGACFNTWLVWAQHAPMAGRIVESRKPGEPVSELAERILRGELLLGAGVSDVRRFPGHYIAAERTSGGWIFTGAISWVSGWGLNNALTVAAVERQTETVVTALVPVSDRTRSTGPLSLGAVAGSRTARVELDGVFVPDEHVLSAQSLEKTRFNDIGTASDARGHHFGLAETVLQELEQSGQPLAQDVAATWRPRIARIRSTAYELSDEATAAGGGPHRIDERLATKVASGEALSTITRALLIARAGRGLSGDDTAQLHARSALFVLVQGQTTDVRRAQLAELAR; this is encoded by the coding sequence ATGACAGCGGCGAATACGGCCGTCAGTGCGGCCGAATCCGTGACAGCCGCAGACCGCCACCCATTCGTCGCTCGGGTGCGGGAGTACGCCGATCGAGTGCTGCGCCCCGAAGCCCTGTCGACCGACCGCGACGGAGTCGCCGCAGGACGGATCGGCGAACTCGCTGCGCTGGGGCTCCTGAACCATCAGGCGCCACGGGAATACGGTGGCCTCGCCATAGACCGCGACACCGATCGCCGCCTGCACGAGATCATCGCCGGCGCGTGCTTCAACACGTGGCTCGTCTGGGCGCAGCACGCGCCGATGGCCGGGCGAATCGTCGAATCCAGGAAACCGGGCGAACCGGTTTCGGAACTTGCCGAGCGAATTCTGCGTGGCGAACTCCTGCTCGGTGCCGGCGTCAGCGACGTCCGGAGGTTCCCCGGCCATTACATCGCGGCCGAAAGGACGAGCGGTGGCTGGATCTTCACCGGCGCCATCTCCTGGGTCAGCGGGTGGGGGCTCAACAACGCGCTGACTGTCGCCGCGGTGGAACGGCAGACCGAGACCGTGGTCACCGCGCTCGTGCCGGTGAGCGACCGCACACGCAGCACCGGCCCGCTCTCACTCGGCGCCGTCGCCGGCAGCCGGACCGCGCGGGTCGAACTCGACGGCGTGTTCGTACCCGACGAGCACGTGCTCTCCGCTCAATCGCTGGAGAAGACTCGGTTCAACGACATCGGCACGGCGAGCGATGCACGCGGTCACCACTTCGGACTTGCAGAAACGGTCCTCCAGGAATTGGAGCAGTCAGGACAGCCGCTCGCCCAGGACGTGGCGGCAACGTGGCGGCCACGCATCGCGCGGATCAGGAGCACGGCGTACGAGCTGTCCGATGAGGCCACCGCCGCGGGAGGCGGTCCGCACCGGATCGACGAACGCCTCGCGACGAAGGTCGCCAGTGGCGAGGCGTTGTCCACGATCACCCGTGCACTGCTGATAGCGCGGGCCGGCCGGGGCCTGAGTGGCGACGACACGGCGCAGCTTCATGCACGGTCGGCGCTCTTCGTCCTGGTCCAAGGGCAAACCACCGATGTTCGCCGGGCGCAGCTCGCCGAACTCGCCCGCTGA
- a CDS encoding SDR family NAD(P)-dependent oxidoreductase: MSDPHLAGKTALVTGGGGGFGRAICRRLAAAGAEIAVLDRDPAGGEATAAAVREAGGVATFHKIDLTDPCAVREVVDSVVGQYGHLDIAVNNAGIGGDMVPLAEYPLDAWKQVIDVNLSSVFYCLQAELAAMTSSAAGGGSIINIASIMSTVAMPNISAYVASKHAVLGLTKAAAVEYGAHGVRVNAVGPSFARVGFTADKISDDAQWDSMAAQHPLGRTATPDDIADAVAHLASDSSSYVTGQLLLVDGGYTAQ, encoded by the coding sequence ATGAGTGATCCACACCTTGCCGGCAAGACTGCGCTCGTTACCGGGGGCGGCGGCGGGTTCGGCCGCGCGATCTGTCGGCGGCTCGCGGCGGCGGGCGCCGAAATCGCGGTACTCGACCGCGATCCTGCCGGCGGAGAAGCCACCGCCGCCGCTGTTCGGGAGGCCGGAGGCGTCGCAACGTTCCACAAGATCGACCTCACCGATCCCTGCGCAGTCCGCGAGGTGGTCGATTCCGTGGTCGGCCAGTACGGCCACCTCGACATCGCGGTCAACAATGCCGGAATCGGCGGCGACATGGTGCCGCTCGCCGAGTACCCGCTCGACGCCTGGAAACAGGTGATCGACGTCAACCTGAGCAGCGTGTTCTACTGCCTACAAGCCGAATTGGCAGCGATGACCTCGTCGGCCGCGGGCGGAGGTTCCATCATCAACATCGCCTCGATCATGAGCACCGTTGCGATGCCGAACATCAGTGCGTACGTGGCGTCAAAGCACGCGGTGCTCGGGTTGACGAAGGCCGCCGCCGTCGAATACGGCGCGCACGGAGTGCGCGTAAATGCCGTCGGCCCCAGTTTCGCGCGGGTGGGATTCACCGCCGACAAGATCAGCGACGACGCCCAGTGGGATTCGATGGCTGCGCAACATCCATTGGGCAGAACCGCGACCCCGGACGACATCGCCGATGCGGTGGCACATCTTGCGAGCGACAGTTCGTCCTATGTCACCGGTCAGCTTCTCCTCGTAGACGGCGGATACACCGCGCAGTAG
- a CDS encoding GNAT family N-acetyltransferase, which yields MTESATRTEFVVRTASWSDPDAVTLRAAMAAEVGPRYSDRVSDAVRATTNAVDPESVHLTVLVYVRDLESAEPRAVGHAALRWNGDDLELKRMFVVKEERGTGVSTALLTAVENAARDARRPRLILQTGDRQPDAVRLYEKSGYSRIPTFSPYEALPFSNCFEKVFG from the coding sequence ATGACCGAAAGTGCCACGCGCACCGAGTTCGTCGTCCGCACAGCCTCGTGGTCCGATCCCGACGCGGTGACATTGCGGGCGGCCATGGCGGCGGAAGTCGGCCCCAGGTATTCCGACCGAGTGTCGGACGCCGTGCGGGCCACCACCAACGCGGTGGATCCGGAATCGGTGCATCTCACCGTCCTGGTGTACGTCAGAGACCTCGAGTCCGCGGAGCCACGAGCCGTAGGCCACGCGGCCTTGCGCTGGAACGGCGACGATCTCGAGTTGAAGCGGATGTTCGTCGTCAAGGAGGAACGGGGAACCGGCGTCTCGACCGCGCTGCTCACCGCGGTCGAGAACGCGGCCCGAGACGCGAGGCGACCCCGCTTGATCCTCCAGACCGGCGACCGGCAGCCCGACGCGGTCAGGCTGTACGAGAAGAGCGGCTACTCGCGGATCCCGACCTTCTCCCCCTACGAGGCCCTCCCCTTCTCGAACTGCTTCGAGAAGGTGTTCGGGTAG